Proteins encoded together in one Musa acuminata AAA Group cultivar baxijiao chromosome BXJ3-6, Cavendish_Baxijiao_AAA, whole genome shotgun sequence window:
- the LOC103974487 gene encoding desmethyl-deoxy-podophyllotoxin synthase-like: MDLTSTSFLFTFLVLLVSLLLLKKNRSGRGASATLPPGPSKLPIIGSLHHLLGGLPHRSLTALSKKFGPVILLKLGEVPTLVVSSTEAAAEIMKTHDVSFASRPTNLNLQSATYGDRGVGFTSYGFHWRELRKMSIVELLSAKRVQSFRFIREEEVLNLVRSIVLLSDAGSTVNLSKKLVLLANDIGSRSVIGSKCKYQKEFIRIVMQTLEAAGGFSLADLFPSWPIIKLLSGATFKMQMLHRDMDAILNSIIQERRERKSSKQPEEEEEEEALVDVMLRVQAEGSLSFPLADEDMKAMMLDMLGGASETSAGIMEWAMSELMRNPRVMRKLQEEVRETVGEKGKVTEKDINGMNYLKLVIKETLRLHPPVPLLLPRECRETCEVLGYQIPEKTRVFVNVWALGRDPRYWDSPTEFEPERFERRNAMVDFKGTNFEFLPFGAGRRICPGMSFGLKSIELSLASLLYNFDWELPSGNEGMPRELDMSETFSITCRRKSDLCLLAIPRIPFSMTRTLPKNTCNRSQFLQLGVSDSSGADIEELVSLLYNRSSVVDAVRRSCTKEDALKLLVGANSEDSQHAIINQPKDDQGPSAALANEDKMDLGGEHKYERDEAVEDELAKELTGDPLADYDAEVMKEGEAKAKYLALLDSKANAT; encoded by the exons ATGGATCTCACCAGCACCTCCTTCCTCTTCACCTTTCTCGTCCTCCTCGTTTCGCTGCTGCTACTCAAGAAGAACAGGTCCGGTCGCGGAGCTAGTGCCACACTGCCTCCCGGTCCATCTAAGCTCCCTATCATAGGCAGCTTGCACCATCTCTTGGGTGGCCTGCCGCATCGTTCCCTCACTGCCTTATCTAAGAAATTTGGCCCCGTGATACTCCTGAAGCTCGGTGAGGTCCCCACCCTCGTTGTCTCATCTACCGAAGCGGCTGCTGAGATCATGAAAACCCACGACGTCAGCTTCGCCTCTCGGCCCACTAACCTGAATCTCCAGTCCGCCACATACGGTGACAGGGGCGTCGGCTTTACCTCGTATGGATTCCACTGGAGGGAGCTGCGCAAGATGAGCATCGTGGAGCTATTGAGTGCCAAGCGAGTCCAATCTTTTCGCTTTATCCGGGAAGAGGAGGTGCTTAATCTTGTGCGGTCGATAGTCCTGTTGTCCGACGCTGGTTCCACCGTGAACCTCAGTAAGAAATTGGTGCTGTTGGCTAATGACATAGGCTCCCGGTCCGTCATCGGCAGCAAGTGCAAGTACCAGAAAGAGTTCATACGGATAGTGATGCAAACGCTGGAAGCTGCCGGAGGCTTCAGTTTGGCGGACTTATTCCCGTCATGGCCGATAATTAAACTTCTCAGTGGCGCGACTTTCAAGATGCAGATGTTACACCGTGACATGGACGCGATCCTGAATAGCATCATTCAAGAGCGCAGAGAAAGGAAGTCCTCAAAgcaaccggaggaggaggaggaggaggaggccttggTCGATGTCATGCTGAGAGTTCAAGCTGAAGGTAGCCTGTCATTCCCCTTAGCAGACGAGGACATGAAAGCCATGATGCTG GATATGCTCGGTGGGGCCAGCGAGACCTCCGCAGGAATAATGGAGTGGGCCATGTCGGAGCTGATGAGGAATCCAAGAGTGATGCGGAAGTTGCAAGAGGAGGTGAGGGAGACTGTCGGAGAAAAGGGAAAGGTGACGGAGAAGGACATCAACGGAATGAACTACTTGAAACTGGTCATCAAGGAGACTCTGAGGCTGCACCCTCCTGTTCCTCTGCTGCTCCCCCGAGAGTGCCGGGAGACGTGCGAGGTTCTTGGTTACCAGATACCAGAGAAGACAAGAGTATTCGTGAACGTTTGGGCCTTGGGAAGGGATCCTCGATACTGGGACAGTCCCACTGAGTTTGAGCCAGAGAGATTCGAGAGGAGGAATGCCATGGTCGACTTCAAGGGAACCAACTTTGAGTTCTTACCTTTCGGGGCAGGCAGGAGGATATGCCCAGGGATGTCATTTGGTTTGAAGAGCATAGAGCTTTCCCTGGCTAGCCTTCTCTACAACTTTGATTGGGAGCTCCCATCGGGAAATGAAGGGATGCCCCGGGAGTTGGACATGAGCGAGACCTTCTCGATTACGTGCCGGAGGAAGTCGGACCTCTGCCTACTTGCCATCCCTCGTATTCCTTTCTCCATGACTCGAACTTTACCCAAAAATACATGCAACCGTAGTCAGTTTCTTCAA TTGGGAGTATCGGATTCCTCAGGTGCAGACATCGAGGAATTAGTATCCTTGTTGTATAACCGATCATCAG TTGTGGATGCTGTGCGAAGGTCATGTACCAAGGAGGATGCGTTGAAACTTCTTGTCGGAGCAAATTCAGAGGACAGCCAGCATGCTATAATCAACCAACCGAAAGATGATCAAGGGCCATCAGCCGCTTTAGCTAATGAAGATAAAATGGATCTGGGAGGAGAACACAAATATGAGAGAGACGAAGCCGTGGAAGACGAGCTTGCGAAAGAACTGACCGGTGATCCATTGGCAGACTACGACGCGGAAGTAATGAAAGAAGGAGAGGCCAAAGCAAAGTATTTGGCCCTTCTGGATTCAAAAGCCAATGCAACATAG
- the LOC135640861 gene encoding desmethyl-deoxy-podophyllotoxin synthase-like, with product MDLTSTSFLFSVLVLLVSLLLLKKNRSGGGARATLPPGPSKLPIIGSLHHLLGGLPHRSLTALSKKFGPVILLKLGEVPTLVVSSTEAAAEIMKTHDISFASRPTNLNLQTATYGDRGVGFTSYGFHWRELRKMSIVELLSAKRVQSFRFIREEEVLNLVRSIVLLSNAGSTVNLSKKLVLLANDIGSRSVIGSKCKYQKEFIRIVMQTLEAAGGFSLADLFPSWPIIKLLSGATFKMQMLHRDMDAILNSIIQERRERKSAEQPEEEEEEALVDVMLRVQAEGSLSFPLADEDMKAMMLDMLGGASETSAGIMEWAMSELMRNPRVMRKLQEEVRETVGEKGKVTEKDINGMNYLKLVIKETLRLHPPVPLLLPRECRETCEVLGYQIPEKTRVFVNVWALGRDPRYWDSPTEFEPERFERRNSMVDFKGTNFEFLPFGAGRRICPGMSFGLKSIELSLASLLYNFDWELPSGNEGMPQELDMSETFSITCRRKSDLCLRAIPRIPFSMT from the exons ATGGATCTCACCAgcacctccttcctcttctccgttCTCGTCCTCCTCGTTTCGCTGCTGCTACTCAAGAAGAACAGGTCTGGTGGCGGAGCTCGTGCCACACTGCCTCCCGGTCCATCTAAGCTCCCTATCATAGGCAGCTTGCACCATCTCTTGGGTGGCCTGCCGCATCGTTCCCTCACTGCCTTATCTAAGAAATTTGGCCCCGTGATACTCCTGAAGCTCGGTGAGGTCCCCACCCTCGTTGTCTCATCTACCGAGGCGGCTGCTGAGATCATGAAAACTCACGACATCAGCTTCGCCTCTCGGCCCACTAACCTGAATCTCCAGACCGCCACATACGGTGACAGGGGCGTCGGCTTTACCTCGTATGGATTCCACTGGAGGGAGCTGCGCAAGATGAGCATCGTGGAGCTATTGAGTGCCAAGCGAGTCCAATCTTTTCGCTTTATCCGGGAAGAGGAGGTGCTTAATCTTGTGCGGTCGATAGTCCTGTTGTCCAACGCTGGTTCCACCGTGAACCTCAGTAAGAAATTGGTGCTGTTGGCTAATGACATAGGCTCCCGGTCCGTCATCGGCAGCAAGTGCAAGTACCAGAAAGAGTTCATACGGATAGTGATGCAAACGCTGGAAGCTGCCGGAGGCTTCAGTTTGGCGGACTTATTCCCGTCATGGCCGATAATTAAACTTCTCAGTGGCGCGACTTTCAAGATGCAGATGTTACACCGTGACATGGACGCGATCCTGAATAGCATCATTCAAGAGCGCAGAGAAAGGAAGTCCGCAGAgcaaccggaggaggaggaggaggaggccttggTCGATGTCATGCTGAGAGTTCAAGCTGAAGGTAGCCTGTCATTCCCCTTAGCAGACGAGGACATGAAAGCCATGATGCTG GATATGCTCGGTGGGGCCAGCGAGACCTCCGCAGGAATAATGGAGTGGGCCATGTCGGAGCTGATGAGGAATCCAAGAGTGATGCGGAAGTTGCAAGAGGAGGTGAGGGAGACTGTCGGAGAAAAGGGAAAGGTGACGGAGAAGGACATCAACGGAATGAACTACTTGAAACTGGTCATCAAGGAGACTCTGAGGCTGCACCCTCCTGTTCCTCTGCTGCTCCCCCGAGAGTGCCGGGAGACGTGCGAGGTTCTTGGTTACCAGATACCAGAGAAGACAAGAGTATTCGTGAACGTTTGGGCCTTGGGAAGGGATCCTCGATACTGGGACAGTCCCACTGAGTTTGAGCCAGAGAGATTCGAGAGGAGGAATTCCATGGTCGACTTCAAGGGAACCAACTTTGAGTTCTTACCTTTCGGGGCAGGCAGGAGGATATGCCCAGGGATGTCATTTGGTTTGAAGAGCATAGAGCTTTCCCTGGCTAGCCTTCTCTACAACTTTGATTGGGAGCTCCCATCGGGAAATGAAGGGATGCCCCAGGAGTTGGACATGAGCGAGACCTTCTCGATTACGTGCCGGAGGAAGTCGGACCTCTGCCTACGTGCCATCCCTCGTATTCCTTTCTCCATGACTTGA